The following are from one region of the Escherichia sp. E4742 genome:
- the lptD gene encoding LPS assembly protein LptD — protein sequence MKKRIPTLLATMIATALYSQQGLAADLASQCMLGVPSYDRPLVQGDTNDLPVTINADHAKGNYPDDAVFSGSVDIMQGNSRLQADEVQLHQKEAPGQPEPIRTVDALGNVHYDDNQVILKGPKGWTNLNTKDTNVWEGDYQMVGRQGRGKADLMKQRGENRYTILDNGSFTSCLPGSDTWSVVGSEIIHDREEQVAEIWNARFKVGPVPIFYSPYLQLPVGDKRRSGFLIPNAKYTTTNYFEFYLPYYWNIAPNMDATITPHYMHRRGNIMWENEFRYLTQAGAGLMELDYLPSDKVYEDEHPEDSNSRRWLFYWQHSGVMDQVWRFNIDYTKVSDPTYFNDFDNKYGSSTDGYATQKFSVGYAVQNFDATLSTKQFQVFDDTSGNSYAAEPQLDVNYYHNDLGPFDTRIYGQAVHFVNTNSNMPEATRVHLEPTINLPLSNTWGSINTEAKLLATHYQQTNLDWYNSNPQNNKLADSVNRVMPQFKVDGKMVFERDMEMLAPGYTQTLEPRAQYLYVPYRDQSDIYNYDSSLLQSDYSGLFRDRTYGGLDRIASANQVTTGITTRVYDDAAVERFNISVGQIYYFTESRTGDDNITWENDDKTGSLVWAGDTYWRISERWGLRGGIQYDTRLDNVATSNTSIEYRRDEDRLVQLNYRYASPEYIQATLPKYYSTAEQYKNGISQVGAVASWPIADRWSIVGAYYYDTNANKQADSMLGVQYSSCCYAIRVGYERKLNGWDNDKQHAIYDNAIGFNIELRGLSSNYGLGTQEMLRSNILPYQNSL from the coding sequence ATGAAAAAACGTATCCCCACTCTCCTGGCCACCATGATTGCCACCGCCCTTTATAGTCAACAGGGACTGGCAGCCGACCTCGCCTCACAGTGCATGTTGGGCGTGCCAAGCTATGACCGTCCTCTGGTACAGGGCGATACTAATGACCTACCCGTGACGATTAATGCTGACCATGCAAAGGGGAACTACCCCGATGACGCCGTGTTTAGCGGCAGCGTGGATATCATGCAGGGTAACAGCCGTCTGCAGGCTGATGAAGTACAGCTTCATCAAAAAGAGGCGCCTGGACAACCGGAGCCGATACGTACCGTCGATGCGCTCGGTAATGTCCATTACGACGATAACCAGGTGATCCTCAAAGGGCCAAAAGGCTGGACGAATCTGAACACCAAAGACACCAACGTCTGGGAAGGTGATTATCAGATGGTGGGGCGTCAGGGGCGCGGTAAAGCAGACCTGATGAAACAGCGTGGCGAAAACCGCTACACCATTCTGGATAACGGTTCTTTTACCTCCTGTCTGCCGGGTTCTGATACCTGGAGCGTGGTGGGTAGCGAAATTATTCATGACCGCGAAGAACAAGTCGCGGAGATCTGGAACGCCCGTTTTAAAGTGGGTCCGGTTCCGATCTTTTACAGCCCCTATTTACAGTTGCCGGTGGGTGACAAACGCCGTTCTGGTTTCTTGATCCCGAACGCCAAGTACACCACCACCAACTACTTTGAGTTCTACCTGCCGTATTACTGGAACATCGCGCCAAATATGGATGCCACCATCACGCCGCATTATATGCATCGTCGTGGCAACATTATGTGGGAAAACGAATTCCGTTATCTCACCCAGGCCGGCGCAGGCTTGATGGAACTGGACTATCTGCCTTCGGATAAAGTCTATGAAGATGAACATCCAGAAGATAGCAATTCACGCCGTTGGTTGTTCTACTGGCAACACTCTGGAGTGATGGACCAGGTTTGGCGCTTTAACATCGACTACACCAAAGTCAGCGACCCGACCTATTTCAATGATTTTGATAATAAATATGGTTCCAGTACCGATGGTTACGCCACGCAAAAATTCAGCGTGGGCTATGCGGTGCAGAACTTTGACGCCACGCTTTCGACTAAACAATTCCAGGTTTTTGATGATACCAGTGGCAACAGCTATGCCGCTGAACCGCAGTTAGACGTCAACTACTACCATAACGATCTCGGTCCGTTTGATACCCGAATTTATGGTCAGGCAGTGCATTTTGTTAATACAAACAGCAATATGCCGGAGGCTACCCGCGTTCATCTGGAGCCGACGATCAACCTGCCGTTATCCAACACCTGGGGCAGCATCAATACCGAAGCGAAGCTGCTGGCTACCCATTATCAGCAGACCAATCTCGACTGGTATAACAGCAACCCGCAAAACAATAAGTTGGCAGATTCTGTTAACCGCGTAATGCCGCAATTTAAAGTTGACGGCAAAATGGTCTTCGAACGTGATATGGAAATGCTGGCGCCGGGTTACACCCAGACGCTGGAGCCGCGCGCGCAATACCTGTATGTGCCGTATCGCGATCAGAGCGACATCTATAACTACGACTCCTCCTTGCTGCAATCGGACTACTCGGGCCTGTTCAGGGACCGGACTTATGGCGGTCTTGACCGTATTGCTTCCGCGAACCAGGTGACGACCGGCATCACAACTCGCGTATATGATGATGCAGCCGTTGAACGTTTTAATATTTCCGTTGGTCAAATCTACTATTTCACGGAGTCTCGCACCGGCGATGACAACATAACATGGGAGAATGACGACAAAACGGGCTCACTGGTATGGGCAGGCGATACCTACTGGCGCATCTCCGAGCGCTGGGGATTGCGTGGCGGCATTCAGTACGATACTCGTCTGGATAACGTAGCCACCAGTAACACCAGCATTGAATATCGTCGGGATGAAGACCGTCTGGTACAGCTGAACTACCGCTACGCCAGCCCGGAATATATTCAGGCTACGCTGCCTAAATACTATTCGACTGCCGAGCAGTATAAGAATGGCATTTCGCAGGTAGGTGCAGTCGCTAGCTGGCCAATCGCCGATCGTTGGTCGATTGTCGGGGCGTACTACTACGACACCAACGCGAACAAGCAAGCCGACTCAATGTTAGGCGTGCAATACAGCTCCTGCTGCTATGCGATCCGCGTCGGTTATGAGCGTAAGCTGAACGGTTGGGATAACGATAAGCAACATGCGATATATGACAACGCAATCGGCTTTAACATCGAACTTCGCGGCCTGAGTTCCAACTACGGTCTGGGTACGCAAGAGATGCTGCGTTCGAACATTTTGCCGTATCAAAACTCTTTGTGA
- the djlA gene encoding co-chaperone DjlA, whose protein sequence is MQYWGKIIGVAVALLMGGGFWGVVLGLLIGHMFDKARSRKMAWFANQRERQALFFATTFEVMGHLTKSKGRVTEADIHVATLLMDRMNLHGASRTAAQNAFRVGKSDNYPLREKMRQFRSVCFGRFDLIRMFLEIQIQAAFADGSLHPNERAVLYVIAEELGISRAQFDQFLRMMQGGAQFGGGYQQQSGGGNWQQAQRGPTLEDACNVLGVKPTDEATTIKRAYRKLMSEHHPDKLVAKGLPPEMMEMAKQKAQEIQQAYELIKQQKGFK, encoded by the coding sequence ATGCAGTATTGGGGAAAAATCATTGGCGTGGCCGTGGCCTTACTGATGGGCGGCGGCTTTTGGGGCGTGGTGTTAGGCCTGTTAATTGGCCATATGTTTGATAAAGCCCGTAGCCGCAAGATGGCGTGGTTCGCCAACCAGCGCGAGCGTCAGGCGCTGTTTTTCGCCACCACTTTTGAAGTGATGGGGCATTTAACCAAATCCAAAGGTCGCGTTACCGAGGCTGATATCCATGTCGCCACATTGCTCATGGATCGGATGAATTTACACGGCGCTTCCCGTACTGCGGCGCAAAATGCGTTCCGGGTGGGAAAATCAGACAATTACCCACTGCGCGAAAAGATGCGTCAGTTCCGCAGCGTCTGCTTCGGGCGTTTTGATTTAATTCGTATGTTTCTGGAGATCCAGATTCAGGCGGCGTTTGCTGATGGTTCGCTGCATCCGAATGAGCGAGCGGTGCTGTATGTCATTGCTGAAGAATTAGGGATCTCCCGCGCCCAGTTTGATCAGTTTCTGCGTATGATGCAGGGCGGTGCACAGTTTGGCGGCGGTTATCAGCAGCAATCTGGCGGTGGTAACTGGCAGCAAGCGCAGCGTGGCCCGACGCTGGAAGATGCCTGTAATGTGCTGGGCGTGAAGCCAACGGATGAGGCGACCACCATTAAACGCGCCTACCGTAAGCTGATGAGTGAACACCATCCGGATAAGCTGGTGGCGAAAGGTTTACCGCCTGAGATGATGGAGATGGCGAAGCAGAAAGCACAGGAAATTCAGCAGGCCTATGAGCTGATTAAGCAGCAGAAAGGATTTAAATAA